Within the Paenibacillus antri genome, the region GTTGGTTTAATAACGATATTATACCACATTAACGCGGTGCCGTGTTAAAACTAATAGACAAAAGAAAACTGCCGAGAGGTTTCTCGACAGTCTGACTCGTCTCTCGACGAGTTTGTAAGATTCGAATTTTTGTGTTCCCCAGCAGCCGGGTGAACGGGCCTCTCCCAGGTTCGGCGGAAGCTTCCGCAATCGTTTCGGTTCACTTTTCAAAGTAAGGGCTTATGAGGTCGATCCGATTCGTCCATACGTAACCGCTATACTTCTCCGGTAGGCGCTCGACCGCTTGCGGATCGTCGAAGCCCTCCGACCATGCGCCGTCGCCCGCGACGAGAACGACCCTCGTTTCGGCTTCCTCCATCCGCCGGACGAACGTCTCCGGAAATCCCCACAGCCAAGGAGCGAACTTCTCCGGGAGATGCAATTGCGTCCCATGGCAGGCGGCCGGCACATACCCGGTCCAACCGACGGCCAAATAAGGAATCAAGCAGCGCTTCATCGTCGCCATCGACATCGTCCGGAGATCGGGAACGAGCCGACGCAGCTCGGCGATCGGTTCGTCGCCTCCGTATACCGCGAGCCGCTCCCTTCGCTCAACAGGCAGCGCGGACAATGCCCGAGCCAGTCGAATCCCTTCCTCCCCGTCGTTGCTCTTGACATGAAGCAAGAACGACTCCTCCGGGAACCGAGCCAATACTTCGTCCAACGTCGGCATCAGACCGACGCCCGCCCCTCGGAACGGATACGTCTTTCCGCCGTCGGCCGTGTACCCGTATCCGATATCCAGCCGCTTCAACTCGTCCATCGTATGTTCTCTCGTCGCTCCGACGCCGTCCGTCCTGCATTCCAACGTCCAATCGTGGAATACCGCGAACCGTCCTTCCGCCGTCGGCTGCACGTCGAATTCGACGATGTCCGCGCCCGCTCGGAATGCCGCTTCCATCGAAGGGATCGTATTTTCCAGATACGGGTGCTCCGGTTCGTGGATACGCTCGGCCGTACAAGCATCCCCCGTAATGCCTTCCATCGGGAACGTCTGCGCTACCCCCCGGTGCGCCAACAAGAACGGCGCTTCCCCGTCGGTTTTCATAAACGGAGAGCTGTTGTTGAGATATAGGAAAGCGATGAAGATCAGGAGGAATGTTGCGAATTTTATGAGAAAACGTCGGAACTTGTTCATCGTACCCCTCTTCTCTTGTATACTCGAACTACACTCGACTTATGGGAGGACTTTGATGAACGTCGGATCGGCAAGAGCGGCGGCGGCGGCGTGGGTTCGGGAATACGCCGGTAAAGAAGCCGGGTTTATAGGTGCGTATATGAGCGGGTCGACGATCGGACTTCCGGATGTAACGCCAATGTCTCCGACCTCCGACCTCGATGTCGTGGTCGTCACGGCCATGGATGAAGCCCCGCCCAAGCTCGGCAAACTCGTCTATCGCGGCGCTTTGTTGGAAATCACGTATTTGCCCTGGAATCTGTACGGCTCGGCCGAAGAGGTCTTAGCCTCCTATCACCTGGCGGGCAGCTTCCGAGCGGATACGATACTTGCGGATCCCACCGGGCAATTAGGCGTCTTGCAAGCGGAGGTGTCCCGGCGCTTCGCAGACCGGACATGGGCGAGCCGCCGCTGCGAGAACGCAAGGAAGCGGGTCGAAGACGGGCTGCGAGCCATCGACCCGTCCGCGCCGCGGTACGATCAAGTGATGTCGTGGGTGTTCCCGACCGGCGTGACCGCGCACGTTCTGCTGACGGCCGCGCTCCGTAATCCGACGGTGCGGCTCCGTTACTTGGCTGCTCGCGAAGTACTTGAAGCGTACGGCTTCCTTGATTTTTACCCGGAGCTGTTGCGGTTGCTTGGCTGCGAGCGGCTGTCGGCGCAACGCGTCGAACATCATCTTGACGAGCTCGCCCGCACGTTCGACGCCGCGGCAGCCCGCGCGAGGTCGACGTTTTTCTTCAGCAGCGATATCGCCGCCGCGGCGCGGCCGATCACGATCGACGGAAGCCGGGAGCTCATCCGGGCCGGCAACCACCGTGAGGCCGTCTTTTGGATCGTGGTATCGTTCTGCCGTTGCCACAAGATCCTTGCCGTCGACGCTCCGGAATTGCACCTTGCGCTTACTCCGGCCTTCGACTCGCTGATCTCGGATTTGGGGATCGACTCCGCGGGTGCACTCCTTCGCCGCGCGGAGGAAGGCCTTCGGCTCCTGCCCAGGTTATCGGAATTGTCCGAAGCGATCCTAGACGCCAATCCCGAAATCCGACGACGCTAGCCTTTTCCGGTCCAACTTGCCCAAGGGGGTATACGGCAACTGGTCCACGAATACGATGTCCCTCGGCATCTGATATCGTGCTAATCGAGATCGGAGCCAATCGGAAAATTGTTCCTTCGTCGCGCTTGCCTGCGGAGCCATCGACACGAACGCGCGCAATCGCTGACCGTACGCTTCGTCCCGTACGCCGACGACGGCTGCGTCCTCAACCTGAGCGTGCTCGAGGATCGCATGCTCTACCTCGATCGGATAGACGTTCTCCCCGCCGGATACGATCATACTGTCCGCTCTTCCGTATAAATAGAACAGACCCCGCTCGTCCCGACGGCCCATATCGCCGGTATCGATCCAGCCCTCCGCTTCTCTCCGCCGGGCGGACCGCCGGTTCTTTACGAAGATTCGGCCGACGGTTCCGGCCTTCGCGCTCCGCTTCCGCTCGTCCTCGATGCGCAGGCGCACGCCTGGAATGCTTCTGCCGATCGTAGCCGGGGCATCGCTTAAGTCCTTCGGAGTCGCGATCGTGGCGAGGCCCGCTTCCGAAGTGCCGTACAAATTGTACAGCACCGGACCCAGCCGCTTCATCGTCTCCTTCGCCAGCTGCGGATGAAGCTCCGCGCCGCCGGAGGCGATGCAGGCGAGGGACCTCAGCTCGTCGCCCTCTGCCGCCTGCAACATTCTGCGCAGCATCAAGGGGACGACGGCGACGACCTCGACCTTATGCTCGCATACGAGCCGACACGCTTGCCGCGCCTCGAAGCCTCGTCGGAGGACCATGGTCTTCCCTAAGGCGCAAAATAAAAGTAGCATCGCGATCCCGTACCCGTGATAGAGCGGCGTGGCGATATACGCGGTTCGATACGGCCGGATGCGGAGCCGCGTCATAAACGCGACGAAAGGGTCTAAGTAATTCGACAAGGACGGGCGATGCGGCGCTTCTTTAGCATGCCCGGTCGTCCCTCCGGTCGGCAGCACAAGCTTCCCGGCGAACGAACGTCGCCGCAGCCGGCGGACGTCCGCGCCTTCGGCGAGCCGTCGTTCGATGATCGAGAGCGCTTGACGATCGATCGCCAGCTTCGGTCCGGCATAACCGGACGCTTCCAACATCGCGCACCGGTCTTCGTCGCAGAGGACGAGATCGAGCGGCCGGCGCGCGAGGAAGTCGTCCAGCTGCGCGCGGCTCATCTCCGCGTGAAGCAAATATAAATCCGCTCCGGCGAAAGACGCCGCGAAGATCGACTTCGCGAAAGCGGCATGATTCCGGCACCAGACGCCGACCTTCTTGCCGTCTTTAAGCCCGTACTGTTCCTGGAAATAGCCCGCCAGCGCATCGGCATGCGCAAGGAGTCGGTCATAGGTCAAGGTTTCCTTCTCGTCCGTTAACGCGACATTCCTTCCATACGTCCCGGCGGAAAAATACAGCAGCGCCATTAGGTTGATTCCGTATCGATAGATCGCCGAGGCGAATCGGAACAACGCCGCAGGAGATAGAAGTCCCATGACGTACAACGCGTAGAACAGTTTACCCACGATGATGGCCGTTCTCCTCCTTCTTCCCGAGTCTCGGAATCGAAGCCTCCCAGACCCGTCGGAAGAGGACGGAACCGATCTGCCCGAACGTCAGCCACCAAGGTCTGAAGGTTCTCCTGCGGGTGTATATCGACTTGCCGATCCACTTCGCAACGTGCATCGGAGACATCGCCGGCGCCTTCCGGTACGCCGCGGTCGGCGCGATCATGGGCGTTCGAACCAACGGCGGATAGATCGACGTCGCGGACATCCCCGCCCGATTCCACTCGGGCGCCGCCGCGCGAAACCACGTATCGAACGCCGACTTCGAAGCTTGATACGCCGCCCAACTCGGGACGGGCAGCAGCAGCGCGTTCGCGGTCGAGACGTTGACGACGTGCCCTCGCTTGCTCTCGAGCGTCGGCGCGAGCGACAAGAGCAATCGAACCGGGGCGAAATAGTTGATCGCCATCGTTCGCGTAAAATCGTGGTACCGGTCCAGCGACTCTCGGATCGGTCGGCGGATGGAATGTCCCGCGTTGCTGACGACGATGTCCACCCCCTCCGGCAGCCGAAGGAGACCTTCCAGCAGCGCCTCGATCTCCTTCTCGTTCCGGAGATCGGCGGCGTAAACCGAGATGCGAGCCTCCTTCTCCGCAAGGGCGTTCTTGATCGCTTGCAGCTTATCCCCTCGTCTGGCCACTAAAATCAGATGCGCCTTCGTATCGGAAAGCAAGTACGCCAGCTGTTCGCCGATCCCGGAGCTCGCTCCCGTAATCAAGACGGTCTTTCCTTCTAAACTCCGCGCCAGCTTCTTCCGATTCAGAAACGTCGGCGGAAACAGGAGATGTTCCAGAAGGTTATAGGTAGGCATGCTGCGAATTCCTTCCTTCCCGCGAGAAATGACCGACGACCGCACACGGCTTCCACTCCTCCGGCAGCAATCGTTGATACTGGGGCTGCAGAAACCGATCGTCCACCAGCAACAGCGTGCCGCGGTCCTCCTCCGTCCGGATGAGTCTTCCCCCGGCTTGCAATACCTTCGTCATGCCGGGATATAAGTAGGCGAAGTCGAAGCCGTTCCTCCCGGTTCGGTCGAAATAAGCCTTCATGACCTCCCGTTCCAGCCCGACCTGGGGCAGACCGACGCCGACCACGGCGACGCCGCTGAGCCGATCCAAGGTCAAATCGATCCCCTCGGAGAAGACGCCGCCCATCACGGCGAAAGCCAATACGCGCCGAGCGCCGCCCGATTGGAACGCGGCGAGGAACGCTTCCCGCTCCTCTTCGCTCATCCCGTTTCGTTGAACGATGACGTGCGCCCCCGGCGTTCCCGCCTCCAAGTAAGCGGCAAGCACGTCGTTCATGTAGTCGTACGACGGGAAAAATACGAGCACATTGCCCGGCTGCTTCTCCAGCAGCCGGCGCAGCGCATCGGCGATCGGCGCCTTCGTCGACGCTCGGTCCCGGTAACGCGTCGAGACCGGCAACAGCTGCACCTCGAGCTGCTCCTTGGAGAAGGGGGACGGTACGGCGACGTGATAGTCTTCCGCCTCCCCGCCCAGCATCTCCCGGTAATAAGAGATCGGCGACAGCGTCGCGGAGAAGAACGCTTGCGAACGGTACCCCTTGCCCATCCCGCGGAGCGCCGAGGAGGGGTCCAGGCAGAGCAGCTTCAGCTTGACGTCCGTCTTGCTTAGCTCCGCATAGGTGACGTAGGCGTCGTCGTACCGTTCGGCGATCCGAAGGAAGCTCAGTACCGCGAAGTACGTCTCTAACAGCAACGCATGCGGTTCGCCGTCGCTCGCGCGGCTCCCCAGGAGCGCCCTCTCCGCTTCTTCGCCGAAGCGGGCCATCAGAGGGATCAACTCCTCCGGGTACCGGTTCGACACCACGCTTCGCTCCGCGCCGGCCGCCTTGCGGAAGCCGACGAAGAAGTCGTTCACGGCTTTCGCCGCGTCCCCCACGCTTTCGGTTTTCCACAACCGCCGAAGCTGAAGGAACGGCGACTTCGTCAGCTCCGCCGAAAACATCTCTCTGCCCCGATCGACCAAATTGTGCGCCTCGTCGACGAGCAGCGCGGTCCGCCGCTTCGTCTCCTCCGGCATCCGCTTGAACGAAACCCGCGGATCGAAAATATAATTGTAATCGCACACGACCGCGTCGGCCGCATATGCGGCATCCAGGGAAAATTCGAAGGGGCATACGCGATGCTTCCGCGCATACGTCTCGATGACCGATCTTGTCAACCGCGTCTCGTGCGTCAACGCATCGAGCAGCGCCTCGTTGATTCGATCGTAATACCCGTCCGCGTATTCGCAGTATTCCTTCTGGCAGCGCACCTCCGCTTGGAAACAAATTTTCTCCTTGGCCGTGAGGGTCGCCGAACGCAGACGCAGCCCCTTCGCCTCCAAGAGCGCCAGCGCCTCCTCCGCAGCCGTCCTAGTGATCGTCCGAGCGGTCAAATAATAAAATCGGTCCAGCGCCCCTTCCCCGATCGCCTTCACCGACGGGAAGATCGTCGAGATCGTCTTCCCCGTCCCGGTCGGCGCTCTTGCGAACAGACGCTTCCCGTCGATGACGGACTTATAGACGGCGCCGGCCAGCTTGCGTTGGCCTTGCCGGTATGCGTCATAAGGGAATGACAATGCCTTGCAGCTTCGGTCGCGCTCTTCGATATGCCGATGCTGCAATCTGGCGAACGGCGCATAAATCTGCATGAGTTCCCGCATTGCCCGCTCTAACTCGGGCAGCTCCATCCTGCGGGTGAATCGCTTAAGCGCATACGACGGAAGCTGCACGTAGGTCAGCCGGATCGAAAGGGCCGGAACGCCCTCGTTCGCCGCATACAGGTACGCGTAACACATCGCCTGTCCCCAATGGACCGGATGCGAAGCTTCGCCGATGTCCGCCAGCTCGGCCGCCGTCGACTTGATTTCGTCGATCGTCACCGAACCGTCTTCCCCGATTAAGAGCCCGTCGCAGCGCCCCTCGAGGTCGAAGACGAGCTCCTCGTACGTCAGCCGCCCCTCGAGGTGCACTTCCTTCCGATCCCGTTCCGTATAGTCCTTCTGGAGCTGCTGGTGCGCCCGCGTACCGTCCTGCAGCGTCGTCGCGGCGCGGAAGCCGGACTCGATGCTGCCGCCGCGATAGGCGTACTCCACTAACGCACGTACGGATACCTTCACCCTGGTTTCCATTCCTCGCTTCACCGCCGACCCGAACTTGAATACATCCATGTTAGAACACACATTCGCATAAGTAAAGGAGAACCTGCCCGTAAACGAGAAAAACCGTCCTGCGGACGGTTTATCGGGAGAATGACCTACTCATATTACACTTTCGCACGGATTCGAGGAGAGTTGCATTACCAAGCGTACGCGTTCGGCGCGGAGCCTCCCGGACCCGGGAAAATCTCGTCGATCTTCGCGAGCGCTTCGGGGCTGAGCTCCAGTTCGACCGCGCGCAGCGACTTCTCGAACTGCTCGATCGTGCGGCAGCCGATAATCGGCGCCGTAACCGCAGGATTCGCGAGCAGCCACGCCAAGGAGACGACGTCTTCGCTTTCGCCGATGTCCCGGCAGAGCGAGGCGTACGACTCCAACTGCGGACGAAGCCGCTCCGCCCGCTCCTTCTGGCTGCCGGTCCGCGCCCCGGCGGCTGCCGAGAGCGCCGTCCCGCCGAGCATGCCGCCGTCGAGCGGACTCCATGGAATGACGCCGATACCCAGCGCTTTCGCCGCAGGCAACACCTCGAGCTCCGGCAGCCGCGTCAGCAGGTTGTATTTATGCTGCTCGGACACCAACCCAAGGAAGTTGCGCGACTTGGCTTCGTATTGCGCGACGGCAAGATCCCAGCCGGCGAAGTTGCTGGAGCCGACGTAGCCGATCTTCCCCTGCTGCACGGCGACCTCGAAGCCGCCCCACAGCTCGGCCCAGCCGACGTTGCGGTCGACATGGTGCATCTGATACAGCTCGATATGGTCGGTCTGCAATCTGCGCAGCGAGCCTTCCAAGTGTCGGCGCAGCTTATAAGCCGACAAGCCGGCTTCCCCGTTCGGACCGTCGCGCTTGTCGCTCATGTCGCCGTAAAACTTCGTCGCGAGGACGGTCCTCTCGCGCCGGCCGCCGCCCTGCGCGAACCACTTGCCGATGATTTCTTCCGTGCGGCCGGCGTTTTCTCCCCAACCGTAGATGTTCGCCGTGTCGAAGAAGTTGATGCCCGCGTCCAAGGCCGCATCCATAATGCGGAACGCGTCCTGTTCGTCCGTGGACACCCCGAAATTCATCGTGCCCAAACATAATCGGCTGACCTTCAGCCCGGATTTCCCGAGGTACGTATACTTCATATGCGCATGCGCCTCCGTCGAGGTGGATTGTCCTTGCCGTAAGCTCGCTCGTCTTACCATCTCATTATAGAGCACCTAGGCGGCAAGGCCAATGTACGGCATTCGTCACTTCGGCTCGCCGCGATATCCCTTCACCCACCGATCCAAGAACGCATACGCCAGCCCTCGAATTTCCTCCGGGAAGTCGTGCGCGCCCGCCCCGACGTATGAACGGAACCGATTCTCGTAACCGAGACGCCGGTACAACTTGGAAAGCTCGAACATCCCCTCCGCGACCGACTTCCAATGCGGGAAGATCGCATCCGCTTGGCCGGCGTAGTTGAAGAACGGCGTAGGCGCGCATAGGGCTGCGATCTCGTGAAAGTCGAACGGAACCCGATCCTCCGCCAAATCCGCCGAAATCTTCGGGATGTGCGTATAAGGGTAGTCACGATACCCCCAATGGTCCGGATGCGGGTCGCCCGCGAAAGGGCTGAAGCCGCAGCTGGACACGACGGCCTTCACGCGATCGTCCAAGCCTGCGAGGAAGTAGGCATTATACCCGCCGAAGGAATGTCCGATCGCGCCGATCGCGTTCGCGTCGACGAAATCCAGAGAGCATAAGACGTCCAGACCTTGCATGTGATCCGTCGCGTTCTTCGCCACCGTGCTCCATTCCGGGTGCCGCTCGTAGAACGGGCCGCTATGGAACGCCGGGTGGCCCGGATATACGCGTTCCCCCGCCGTCAACGCATCCGGCACGAGCACGACGTAGCCTAACCGGACGAGCTCCAACGCGTACATGCGGTTTTTTCGTCCCGCAGGCGTGGCGATATCGTCCTTCCCCAGCTCATGCGTCGGGTGCAGGGCGAGCATCGCCGGGTAACCGCCCTCGGGGCGAGGGAACGTCCGCTCGTCCGGTAGCAGCAGATACGCGGTCACTTGGTCGCCATATACGGTATCGTAGACGACCTGAAGCCGCGTATGGTCGGGCTGAAGACACTTGGCCAGGGTCGCCATTCGGACGGGAGCTCGGTTCGGCAGCTCGCCGATATACTCCAGCCACGTGCGGCGGATGCCGTCCCGCTTGCGCCCCCACTCCTCCTCGGTTTCCGCGTCTTGCAGCAGCGGCGGAAGTCCGGTTCGATGCAACTGAGACAATACGTACGCCATTGAACACCTCATCCTTATCATTGAAAAATAGGAAGGCTTCTCCGCTCGGGAACGATCTCGCGGAGAAGGCCTCCTTCGCCATGCGATGCTTACGCGTTATTGATCATGAGGCACCGTTACCGTCGCGACGGCGGTAGAGACGTTGCCCGCCGCATCGGTCGCCGTATACGTAATCGTGTAGACGCGGCCGTCGCCGTCGCCGTTGCCGTTGCGATCCGCTTTCAGGCGGAACGTATCGGCCGACGTGCCGATCGCGGCTTCGATCGAACCGTCCTCCGGCTCGTTGCTTTCGACGGACGTCAGCGTCACCGAAGCCACGCCGGAAGTCGCATCGTCCGATGCGAGCGTCGCAAGGATATCGACCAGCTTCTTGTTCGGCGGCCAAATCGACGAGCGATCCAACTGCACGTTCAACGCCGGCGCCGTAGCGTCGATACGCAGCTCCAACGTCTTGGACGCTTCCGCGTTGCCCGCGGCATCGACGCTGCGATACTCGAGGAGATGGACCCCGTCCGCCGCGACGACGATCGGGCCGACGGCAGCCGTCCATTCGCCGTTATCGAGGCGATATTCCGAGCGGCTTACGCCCGACTGAGCATCCGTTGCCGTCAGGAGGACCGAGACCGGACCGCGGTACCAGCCCTCCGAACCGATTGTGCCTTCGACCGTCGCGGTCGTGACCGGCGTCGCCTTGTCGATCGTTACGGTCGCCGTCTTCGGCTCCTCGACGTTGCCGGCCGCATCCGTGCTCCAGTACTGGATCGTATGCACGCCTTCTTCCGTCAATAGCACCGCATTGCCTTCGACCGGTTCGCCGCCGTTCACGGCGTATTGCGTCAGAACCGCGCCGGACAGACTGTCGGTTGCCGTCAAGTTCACCGTCACGTCCGAAGACGCGGCGTTCGGAGCGTCGCTCGTCGTGATCGGAGCCGTCTTATCGAGCGTAATGGTAACGGTGCGCGGCGTCTCGACATTGCCTGCCGCGTCCGCGCTCCAATACGCGATCGCATGAACGCCTTCCGTCGTCAAGACGACGCTGTTGCCCGTCGCCGGCTCGCCGCCGTTGATCGAATACTTCGTGTAAGCTACGGGCGAACGATCGTCTGTCGCCGTCAGGTTCACGACGAGATCCTGCTTCGATACGCCGCTTTCCGGCGCGTCGTCCGTCGTCGTCGGCGCCGCGACATCCGGCTCCGGCGTCGGGTACAGCGCCACGTAATCGAACGTATAGATACCGGTGTACCGCTGCGCGCTGATCCGGAACATCTCAATGCCTCGAAGGAACGGAGTCACTTCAATGAACGGAATATTCTCGACGACGTAGGTGCCTGTCGTCCGGTCCAGCGTACCGTTAGGATCGATGACGCCCGAATAGGATTTCAATTTGTCCAGCTGCACGATCAAATCGTACGTCATTGTACTGAAGTCGGCGTCGAAGCGAACCGTCATCCATTCGTCGACAGGTTGCGTAAAGCCCGACTCCGTTAGGCGCGCGTACTCGAGCTTGCCGTTCACCATCTTCTGATAGCCGATGCCGCCGTCCGAGAAGCCGACGAGCATGGCGATCGTTCGATTGCCTCCGACCAATTCGAGGCTGTAATTGCCCACTTCATGATTGACCTTGGTAAACTTCGTCCGCGTCTCGATCGTCATCTTGCCGCCGATCGGCGCCATCGTTCGGTAGAACCTCGGGGTCGTCGCATATGGATCGGCCTCCGAGTGGAAGCTGTCGATCGCCTGCAGACCGTTGCCGCCTATCCCCGGGATCGGGACGACCTTCACTGCCGTACCATTGGTTCTAGTCGGATATTCCCATCCATTGCCGTTAATCGCATCGCCTACCGTCCATGCGTCGAAGGAGTCGAAGAAGCCGATGCTCGTCAGCGGCGTCGTGACGGTCGCCGTCGGTCCGCCGACGGACGTATTGCCTTGCGGGTCTCGCGCTTCGATTCGGAACGAATACGTGCCGCCCGGCTGGAGGCCGGTCGCGTTATAGAAGCGGTCGGAAACCGTCGCGATCGGCACGGTGTCGGAGACGTCGAGTCGGTAGACGTCGTACTCCTTCACGCCCGAAACGTCGGTCGCGCCGGCCCATGCGATTCTGGCCACATCCTTCAGCAGCAGATCCGTCCACGTAGCAGCTGCGGACCACGTCGGCGCCGTAATGTCGGCCAACGATACTTGGATGCCCGTCGCGCCCGGAGGTTCGTACGAGAGATTGTCGCTCGTATCCACGGTTCTGACGCGTACGTTGTATTGCTTCCCGGGCGCGAGATCCGTAAGCGTCGCCGTATGCGTACCCGCCGGCACCGCCATTTTGCGCACCCCGTCCACATAGATCGCGTATTCCTTCACGGCGACGTCGTCCGTCGCGCCGTTCCAAGAGATGACGGCCGCTTGCTCGGTTCTCGAGTCGAGCGCGAGACCCGTCGGCGCCGTCGGACGAATTTCATCGTCCTTCACTTCGACGAGCGCGATCCAGTCCAAGTTCATCGAACCGAGCTGGAGCCACATCGTCATCTCGACCTGACCCGCGGGCAGAAATTGCCCCGTGCGGACGCGCAGGCCCTTCCAGTACTCTTCCTTCGTGCCGAAATCGAACGTCTTCGGCGCCTCGAAGTAACTGACCTGGTCGCCGAGCTGCAAGTAACGGACGTTCTGCGTTTGGCCAGCCGGCAAATCCCAGCCGCCGACGTACTTCAGCAGGACGTCGTACGTGCCGGCTCTCGGCACGTTCATTTGCCACTTCACCCATTGGCCGACTTGGTTCCATTCGCCCATGCCCTTCCCGCCGGACAAGAACGGCCGGGTCGTGTAGACGCTAGGCGCTTTATTGCCCCATTGCACGAAGTTTTCGGCTTCCTGCCATTCCATGT harbors:
- a CDS encoding glycerophosphodiester phosphodiesterase family protein — encoded protein: MNKFRRFLIKFATFLLIFIAFLYLNNSSPFMKTDGEAPFLLAHRGVAQTFPMEGITGDACTAERIHEPEHPYLENTIPSMEAAFRAGADIVEFDVQPTAEGRFAVFHDWTLECRTDGVGATREHTMDELKRLDIGYGYTADGGKTYPFRGAGVGLMPTLDEVLARFPEESFLLHVKSNDGEEGIRLARALSALPVERRERLAVYGGDEPIAELRRLVPDLRTMSMATMKRCLIPYLAVGWTGYVPAACHGTQLHLPEKFAPWLWGFPETFVRRMEEAETRVVLVAGDGAWSEGFDDPQAVERLPEKYSGYVWTNRIDLISPYFEK
- a CDS encoding AMP-binding protein, encoding MGKLFYALYVMGLLSPAALFRFASAIYRYGINLMALLYFSAGTYGRNVALTDEKETLTYDRLLAHADALAGYFQEQYGLKDGKKVGVWCRNHAAFAKSIFAASFAGADLYLLHAEMSRAQLDDFLARRPLDLVLCDEDRCAMLEASGYAGPKLAIDRQALSIIERRLAEGADVRRLRRRSFAGKLVLPTGGTTGHAKEAPHRPSLSNYLDPFVAFMTRLRIRPYRTAYIATPLYHGYGIAMLLLFCALGKTMVLRRGFEARQACRLVCEHKVEVVAVVPLMLRRMLQAAEGDELRSLACIASGGAELHPQLAKETMKRLGPVLYNLYGTSEAGLATIATPKDLSDAPATIGRSIPGVRLRIEDERKRSAKAGTVGRIFVKNRRSARRREAEGWIDTGDMGRRDERGLFYLYGRADSMIVSGGENVYPIEVEHAILEHAQVEDAAVVGVRDEAYGQRLRAFVSMAPQASATKEQFSDWLRSRLARYQMPRDIVFVDQLPYTPLGKLDRKRLASSDFGIGV
- a CDS encoding SDR family NAD(P)-dependent oxidoreductase, translating into MPTYNLLEHLLFPPTFLNRKKLARSLEGKTVLITGASSGIGEQLAYLLSDTKAHLILVARRGDKLQAIKNALAEKEARISVYAADLRNEKEIEALLEGLLRLPEGVDIVVSNAGHSIRRPIRESLDRYHDFTRTMAINYFAPVRLLLSLAPTLESKRGHVVNVSTANALLLPVPSWAAYQASKSAFDTWFRAAAPEWNRAGMSATSIYPPLVRTPMIAPTAAYRKAPAMSPMHVAKWIGKSIYTRRRTFRPWWLTFGQIGSVLFRRVWEASIPRLGKKEENGHHRG
- a CDS encoding ATP-dependent DNA helicase — translated: METRVKVSVRALVEYAYRGGSIESGFRAATTLQDGTRAHQQLQKDYTERDRKEVHLEGRLTYEELVFDLEGRCDGLLIGEDGSVTIDEIKSTAAELADIGEASHPVHWGQAMCYAYLYAANEGVPALSIRLTYVQLPSYALKRFTRRMELPELERAMRELMQIYAPFARLQHRHIEERDRSCKALSFPYDAYRQGQRKLAGAVYKSVIDGKRLFARAPTGTGKTISTIFPSVKAIGEGALDRFYYLTARTITRTAAEEALALLEAKGLRLRSATLTAKEKICFQAEVRCQKEYCEYADGYYDRINEALLDALTHETRLTRSVIETYARKHRVCPFEFSLDAAYAADAVVCDYNYIFDPRVSFKRMPEETKRRTALLVDEAHNLVDRGREMFSAELTKSPFLQLRRLWKTESVGDAAKAVNDFFVGFRKAAGAERSVVSNRYPEELIPLMARFGEEAERALLGSRASDGEPHALLLETYFAVLSFLRIAERYDDAYVTYAELSKTDVKLKLLCLDPSSALRGMGKGYRSQAFFSATLSPISYYREMLGGEAEDYHVAVPSPFSKEQLEVQLLPVSTRYRDRASTKAPIADALRRLLEKQPGNVLVFFPSYDYMNDVLAAYLEAGTPGAHVIVQRNGMSEEEREAFLAAFQSGGARRVLAFAVMGGVFSEGIDLTLDRLSGVAVVGVGLPQVGLEREVMKAYFDRTGRNGFDFAYLYPGMTKVLQAGGRLIRTEEDRGTLLLVDDRFLQPQYQRLLPEEWKPCAVVGHFSREGRNSQHAYL
- a CDS encoding aldo/keto reductase, giving the protein MKYTYLGKSGLKVSRLCLGTMNFGVSTDEQDAFRIMDAALDAGINFFDTANIYGWGENAGRTEEIIGKWFAQGGGRRERTVLATKFYGDMSDKRDGPNGEAGLSAYKLRRHLEGSLRRLQTDHIELYQMHHVDRNVGWAELWGGFEVAVQQGKIGYVGSSNFAGWDLAVAQYEAKSRNFLGLVSEQHKYNLLTRLPELEVLPAAKALGIGVIPWSPLDGGMLGGTALSAAAGARTGSQKERAERLRPQLESYASLCRDIGESEDVVSLAWLLANPAVTAPIIGCRTIEQFEKSLRAVELELSPEALAKIDEIFPGPGGSAPNAYAW
- a CDS encoding alpha/beta hydrolase family protein, yielding MAYVLSQLHRTGLPPLLQDAETEEEWGRKRDGIRRTWLEYIGELPNRAPVRMATLAKCLQPDHTRLQVVYDTVYGDQVTAYLLLPDERTFPRPEGGYPAMLALHPTHELGKDDIATPAGRKNRMYALELVRLGYVVLVPDALTAGERVYPGHPAFHSGPFYERHPEWSTVAKNATDHMQGLDVLCSLDFVDANAIGAIGHSFGGYNAYFLAGLDDRVKAVVSSCGFSPFAGDPHPDHWGYRDYPYTHIPKISADLAEDRVPFDFHEIAALCAPTPFFNYAGQADAIFPHWKSVAEGMFELSKLYRRLGYENRFRSYVGAGAHDFPEEIRGLAYAFLDRWVKGYRGEPK